Proteins from one Mycobacterium adipatum genomic window:
- the mnmA gene encoding tRNA 2-thiouridine(34) synthase MnmA, whose translation MRVLVAMSGGVDSSVAAARMVDAGHDVVGVHLALSATPGTLRTGSRGCCSKEDAGDARRVADILDIPFYVWDFADRFKEEVIDDFVDSYARGETPNPCVKCNETIKFSALSARALALGFDAVATGHYARLADGRLRRAVDIDKDQSYVLAVLTAEQLRHALFPIGDTPKSEIRAEAARRGLAVAEKPDSHDICFIPSGDTRAFLGARIGVRPGAVVDAGGAVLAEHDGVHGFTIGQRKGLGIAGPGPDGQPRYVTGIDAATGTVRVGAADDLDVARLTGDKPVFTAGTAPSGPVEGVVQVRAHGGIAEAVAEVRDGLLIADLRTPIRGVAPGQTMVLYRPDPAGDEVIGSATVTR comes from the coding sequence ATGAGGGTTCTGGTCGCGATGAGCGGCGGCGTCGACTCCTCGGTGGCCGCGGCACGGATGGTGGATGCCGGCCACGATGTGGTCGGTGTGCACCTCGCGCTGTCGGCGACCCCGGGCACGCTGCGTACCGGGTCGCGGGGCTGCTGCTCCAAGGAGGATGCCGGTGACGCCCGCCGCGTCGCCGATATCCTCGACATCCCCTTCTACGTGTGGGATTTCGCGGACCGCTTCAAGGAAGAGGTGATCGACGACTTCGTCGACTCCTATGCCCGCGGTGAAACGCCCAACCCGTGCGTGAAGTGCAACGAGACCATCAAGTTCTCCGCGCTGTCGGCGCGCGCGCTGGCCCTCGGATTCGACGCCGTCGCCACCGGTCATTACGCGCGACTTGCCGACGGCCGGTTGCGCCGCGCGGTCGACATCGACAAGGACCAGTCCTATGTGCTGGCGGTGCTGACCGCCGAGCAGCTGCGGCACGCGCTCTTCCCGATCGGGGACACCCCGAAATCGGAGATCCGCGCCGAGGCCGCCAGGCGGGGTCTGGCCGTCGCCGAGAAGCCGGACAGCCACGACATCTGTTTCATCCCGTCCGGTGATACCCGCGCCTTCCTGGGCGCCCGCATCGGGGTACGCCCCGGCGCGGTCGTCGACGCCGGCGGCGCGGTGCTCGCCGAACATGACGGGGTGCACGGTTTCACCATTGGTCAGCGCAAGGGCCTGGGTATCGCCGGCCCCGGGCCGGACGGGCAGCCTCGCTACGTGACGGGTATCGACGCCGCGACCGGGACGGTGCGGGTCGGCGCCGCCGACGACCTGGACGTGGCCCGGTTGACGGGGGACAAGCCGGTGTTCACCGCCGGAACCGCACCGAGCGGACCGGTCGAGGGCGTGGTGCAGGTGCGCGCGCACGGCGGTATCGCCGAGGCCGTCGCCGAAGTACGTGACGGCCTGCTGATCGCCGATCTGCGCACCCCGATACGCGGGGTGGCGCCGGGCCAGACCATGGTGCTCTACCGGCCCGACCCGGCCGGCGACGAGGTCATCGGCAGCGCCACCGTCACCCGGTGA
- a CDS encoding cysteine desulfurase family protein: MTAAYLDHAATTPMHPAAVEAMVGALATVGNASSLHTSGRAARRRMEEARETLAGLLGARPSEVIFTAGGTESDNLAVKGIFWARRDADPRRRRIVTTPIEHHAVLDAVEWLVEHEGAEVTWLAVDDAGSVAPETLRAALNNPDDVALISIMWANNEVGTIQPIAELAAVAAEFDIPMHSDAIQAVGHIPVAFAESGLSALSLAAHKFGGPVGIGALVLRRDTACVPILHGGGQERDVRSGTPDVAAAVAMAAAATVAVNELAETGARVRALRDRLIAGVLAQIDDVDVNGADGDRRLPGNAHFTFRGCEGDALLMLLDAKGVECSTGSACTAGVAQPSHVLIAMGADPAAARGSLRLSLGHTSTDADIDAALDVLPAAVERARQAALASAGTRR, translated from the coding sequence ATGACAGCCGCTTACCTGGATCACGCTGCCACCACCCCGATGCACCCCGCTGCAGTCGAGGCGATGGTCGGCGCGCTGGCCACGGTCGGGAACGCGTCCTCGCTGCACACCTCGGGTCGGGCCGCGCGGCGACGGATGGAGGAGGCCCGCGAGACGCTGGCCGGCCTGCTGGGGGCCCGCCCGTCGGAAGTGATCTTCACCGCCGGTGGCACCGAGTCCGACAATCTGGCGGTCAAGGGAATCTTCTGGGCGCGCCGCGACGCCGATCCCCGTCGGCGTCGCATCGTGACCACCCCGATCGAGCATCATGCGGTGCTCGATGCCGTCGAGTGGCTCGTCGAACACGAGGGCGCCGAGGTCACCTGGCTGGCGGTCGACGATGCGGGTTCGGTGGCTCCCGAGACGCTGCGCGCGGCGCTGAACAATCCCGACGATGTCGCGCTGATCTCCATCATGTGGGCCAACAACGAGGTCGGAACCATCCAACCGATCGCCGAATTGGCCGCGGTGGCAGCGGAGTTCGACATCCCCATGCACAGTGACGCGATCCAGGCGGTCGGGCACATCCCGGTGGCCTTCGCCGAGAGCGGGCTGTCGGCGCTGAGTCTGGCCGCCCACAAGTTCGGCGGTCCGGTCGGCATCGGCGCACTGGTGCTGCGGCGCGACACCGCCTGCGTGCCGATCCTGCACGGCGGCGGGCAGGAACGGGATGTCCGTTCGGGCACACCGGATGTCGCCGCCGCGGTGGCGATGGCCGCGGCCGCCACGGTGGCGGTGAACGAACTCGCCGAGACCGGTGCGCGGGTGCGTGCACTGCGGGACCGGTTGATCGCCGGGGTGCTCGCGCAGATCGACGATGTCGACGTCAACGGCGCCGACGGTGATCGCCGATTGCCGGGCAACGCCCACTTCACCTTTCGCGGCTGTGAGGGTGACGCCCTGCTGATGCTGCTGGACGCCAAGGGTGTCGAGTGCTCGACGGGTTCGGCCTGCACGGCCGGCGTCGCGCAGCCCTCGCACGTGTTGATCGCGATGGGTGCCGATCCGGCGGCCGCACGGGGTTCGTTGCGACTGTCGTTGGGGCACACCAGTACCGATGCCGATATCGACGCCGCGCTCGATGTGCTGCCCGCCGCGGTGGAGCGCGCCCGCCAGGCCGCGCTGGCCAGTGCGGGGACGCGCCGATGA
- a CDS encoding lysophospholipid acyltransferase family protein, producing MTVAKDHSWLPRASCDASCMHAGAAPLGSRPAVWTRTTLRITGALLLFLAVPLLAVPLPGRSHLQRAYCRLMLRSVGVRITVSGGPIRNLRGVLVVSGHVSWLDIFSIGAVLPGSFVARADLIDWPALGVVARIMKVIPIERENLRRLPAVVGAVAARLRSGQTVVAFPEGTTWCGLGYGPFRPAMFQAAVDAGRPVQPLRLTYHHRDGSPSTVPAYVGEDTLLNSIRRLVTARRTVVHVAVQSLELPGQDRRDLAARCEAAVRGTAGRDATHGVHGHLTMAA from the coding sequence ATGACCGTCGCCAAGGACCACTCCTGGTTGCCGCGCGCCTCCTGTGACGCCAGCTGCATGCACGCCGGCGCCGCCCCGCTGGGGTCACGTCCCGCGGTCTGGACCCGCACCACGCTGCGCATCACCGGAGCCCTGCTGCTGTTCCTGGCGGTGCCACTGCTCGCGGTCCCGCTGCCGGGCCGCTCACACCTGCAGCGCGCCTACTGCCGGCTGATGCTGCGCAGCGTCGGCGTGCGGATCACCGTCTCCGGGGGACCCATCCGCAACCTGCGGGGCGTGCTGGTGGTCAGCGGCCACGTGTCCTGGCTGGACATCTTCAGCATCGGCGCGGTCCTGCCGGGATCGTTCGTCGCGCGCGCCGACCTGATCGACTGGCCCGCACTCGGCGTGGTGGCCCGCATCATGAAGGTCATCCCGATCGAGCGGGAGAACCTGCGCAGGCTGCCCGCGGTGGTCGGCGCGGTGGCGGCACGGTTGCGCAGTGGACAGACCGTGGTGGCCTTCCCGGAGGGCACCACCTGGTGCGGACTGGGGTACGGACCGTTCCGCCCGGCCATGTTCCAGGCCGCCGTGGACGCCGGTCGTCCGGTACAGCCACTCCGGCTGACCTATCACCACCGCGACGGCAGCCCGTCCACCGTGCCCGCCTACGTCGGCGAGGACACCCTGTTGAACTCGATCCGCCGGCTCGTCACCGCGCGCCGCACCGTGGTGCACGTGGCTGTGCAGTCGCTGGAACTGCCGGGTCAGGACCGGCGCGACCTGGCCGCCCGGTGCGAGGCCGCCGTGCGCGGCACTGCCGGACGGGACGCGACACACGGTGTGCACGGCCACCTGACCATGGCGGCCTGA
- a CDS encoding GNAT family N-acetyltransferase: MSTASVLIPADDIDHATSGTPSPRYTLLLSTDPAHIEAAQRLRHEVFTTEPGFAMARTHDGLDADRFDQFCDHLLVREDGSGELVGCYRMLPPPGAIAAGSLYTATEFDVRSLDALRPSLVEMGRAVVRGDHRNGAVVLLMWAGILAYLDRCGYDYVTGCVSVPTHPAGEVPGRGLRGVRDFVSRRHGAPAEYTVRPYRPVVIDGRSLDEIDPPDRVTVPALMRGYLRLGAQVCGEPAHDPDFGVGDFPALLDKRHADVRYLKRLRSVSQAADPTDSEARA, translated from the coding sequence ATGAGCACCGCATCCGTCCTCATACCGGCCGATGACATCGACCACGCGACGTCCGGGACACCGAGTCCCCGTTACACCCTGCTGCTGTCCACCGATCCGGCCCATATCGAGGCGGCCCAGCGCCTGCGCCACGAGGTGTTCACCACCGAGCCCGGCTTCGCCATGGCGCGCACGCACGACGGACTGGACGCCGACCGCTTCGACCAGTTCTGCGATCACCTGCTGGTGCGCGAGGACGGCTCCGGTGAGCTGGTCGGCTGCTACCGGATGCTGCCGCCGCCCGGCGCGATCGCCGCCGGAAGTCTCTACACCGCTACCGAATTCGATGTCCGCTCGCTCGATGCGCTGCGGCCCTCGCTGGTCGAGATGGGCCGCGCGGTGGTGCGTGGCGATCATCGCAACGGTGCCGTGGTGCTGCTGATGTGGGCAGGCATCCTGGCCTACCTGGACCGCTGCGGCTATGACTACGTGACCGGCTGTGTGTCGGTGCCGACCCATCCCGCGGGCGAGGTGCCCGGTCGTGGCCTGCGCGGGGTGCGCGACTTCGTGTCCCGCCGGCACGGCGCGCCGGCCGAGTACACCGTGCGGCCCTACCGGCCGGTCGTGATCGACGGACGCAGCCTCGACGAGATCGATCCACCGGACCGCGTCACCGTGCCGGCCCTGATGCGCGGCTACCTGCGCCTGGGCGCCCAGGTGTGCGGCGAACCCGCCCACGACCCCGATTTCGGCGTGGGTGACTTCCCGGCGCTACTGGACAAGCGTCACGCAGACGTCCGCTACCTGAAGCGGCTGCGCTCGGTGTCGCAGGCCGCCGACCCCACCGACAGCGAGGCCCGGGCATGA
- a CDS encoding electron transfer flavoprotein subunit alpha/FixB family protein has translation MAEVLVLVEHAEGALKKVSTELITAARVLGEPSAVVVGPEGTAAGLTDGLKAAGAAKIYVAESADVDNFLVTPKVDVLAALAESAAPAAVVIAANAEGKEVAGRLAARLGSGLLVDVVEIKEGGVGVHSIFGGAFTVDAQATGELPVITVRPGAVEAAPAEGAGEVVSVEVPAQAENATKITSREPVVAGDRPELTEASVVVAGGRGVGSEENFKIVEELADSLGAAVGASRAAVDSGYYAGQFQVGQTGKTVSPQLYIALGISGAIQHRAGMQTSKTIIAVNKDEEAPIFEIADLGIVGDLFKVTPQLTEAVKARKG, from the coding sequence ATGGCTGAAGTACTTGTGCTCGTCGAGCACGCCGAAGGTGCCCTGAAGAAGGTCAGCACCGAACTGATCACCGCCGCCCGCGTGCTGGGCGAGCCGTCTGCGGTCGTGGTGGGCCCCGAGGGCACCGCCGCCGGTCTCACCGATGGTCTCAAGGCCGCCGGTGCCGCCAAGATCTACGTCGCAGAGTCCGCCGACGTGGACAACTTCCTGGTCACCCCGAAGGTCGACGTGCTCGCCGCGCTGGCCGAGTCGGCCGCACCCGCGGCCGTCGTGATCGCCGCCAATGCCGAGGGCAAGGAAGTCGCCGGCCGGCTGGCCGCGCGCCTGGGCTCGGGCCTGCTGGTCGACGTCGTCGAGATCAAGGAAGGCGGAGTGGGCGTGCACTCCATCTTCGGTGGTGCCTTCACCGTCGACGCCCAGGCCACCGGTGAACTCCCGGTGATCACCGTCCGTCCGGGTGCCGTCGAGGCAGCCCCGGCCGAGGGCGCCGGCGAGGTCGTCAGCGTCGAGGTGCCCGCCCAGGCCGAGAATGCGACGAAGATCACCTCCCGCGAGCCGGTCGTCGCCGGTGACCGTCCGGAGCTCACCGAGGCCAGCGTCGTGGTCGCCGGTGGCCGCGGCGTGGGCAGCGAGGAGAACTTCAAGATCGTCGAGGAGCTCGCCGATTCGCTCGGCGCCGCCGTCGGTGCATCGCGCGCCGCCGTCGACTCCGGTTACTACGCCGGGCAGTTCCAGGTCGGTCAGACCGGCAAGACGGTGTCCCCGCAGCTCTACATCGCGCTGGGCATCTCCGGTGCCATCCAGCACCGGGCCGGCATGCAGACCTCGAAGACCATCATCGCGGTCAACAAGGACGAAGAGGCGCCGATCTTCGAGATCGCCGACCTCGGCATCGTCGGCGACCTGTTCAAGGTCACCCCGCAGCTGACCGAGGCGGTCAAGGCCCGCAAGGGTTAG
- a CDS encoding electron transfer flavoprotein subunit beta/FixA family protein has translation MTNIVVLIKQVPDTWSERKLSEGDWTLDREAADAVLDEINERAVEEALLIKEREGGDSTVTVLTAGPERATEAIRKALSMGADKAVHLKDDGLHGSDLVQTGWALARALGTIEGTELVIAGNEATDGVGGAVPAVIAEYLGLPQLTHVRKLNVEGGKVTAERETDDGVFGLEASLPAVVSVNEKINEPRFPSFKGIMAAKKKEVTVLTLAEIGVEADEVGVANAGSKVLSSTPKPPKTAGEKVTDEGEGGKKVAEYLVSQKLI, from the coding sequence ATGACAAACATCGTGGTCCTGATCAAGCAGGTCCCTGACACTTGGTCCGAGCGCAAGCTGTCCGAGGGTGACTGGACCCTGGACCGGGAAGCCGCCGACGCCGTGCTCGACGAGATCAACGAGCGTGCCGTCGAAGAAGCGTTGCTCATCAAGGAACGTGAGGGTGGCGACAGCACGGTGACCGTGCTCACCGCCGGTCCCGAGCGCGCCACCGAGGCCATCCGCAAGGCGCTGTCCATGGGCGCCGACAAGGCCGTGCACCTCAAGGACGACGGTCTGCACGGCTCCGACCTGGTCCAGACGGGCTGGGCGCTGGCCCGCGCGCTGGGCACCATCGAGGGCACCGAGCTGGTCATCGCCGGTAACGAGGCCACCGACGGTGTCGGCGGTGCCGTGCCCGCCGTCATCGCCGAGTACCTGGGACTGCCGCAGCTGACCCACGTGCGCAAGCTGAACGTCGAAGGCGGCAAGGTCACCGCCGAGCGCGAGACCGACGACGGCGTGTTCGGCCTCGAGGCGTCGCTGCCCGCCGTGGTCAGCGTCAACGAGAAGATCAACGAACCGCGCTTCCCGTCCTTCAAGGGCATCATGGCCGCCAAGAAGAAGGAAGTCACCGTCCTGACGCTGGCCGAGATCGGTGTCGAGGCCGACGAGGTCGGCGTGGCCAACGCCGGTTCCAAGGTGCTCTCCTCGACCCCCAAGCCCCCGAAGACGGCCGGCGAGAAGGTCACCGACGAGGGCGAGGGCGGCAAGAAGGTCGCCGAGTACCTGGTCTCCCAGAAGCTGATCTAG
- a CDS encoding class I SAM-dependent methyltransferase, whose amino-acid sequence MSTIGSVDSTGPGDPLPLTGERTIPGLAEENYWFRRHEVVYQRLADRCAGRDVLEAGPGEGYGADLIADRARSVTGVDYDEQAVAHIRAKYPRVQMHLGNLADLPLADDSVDVVVNFQVIEHLWDQGQFVAECARVLRPGGQLLMSTPNRITFSPGRDTPLNPFHTRELNARELTELLHEGGFRVDAMLGVFHGDALAELDARHGGSIIAAQIDRAVAGAPWSHSLLADVAAVRAEDFDLLDAGERSIDDSLDLVAIAVLP is encoded by the coding sequence ATGAGCACAATCGGTTCCGTCGACAGCACCGGCCCGGGTGATCCCCTGCCTCTCACCGGCGAGCGCACGATTCCCGGCCTGGCCGAGGAGAACTACTGGTTCCGCCGCCACGAGGTCGTCTATCAGCGCCTCGCCGACCGCTGTGCCGGTCGCGACGTACTGGAGGCCGGGCCCGGCGAGGGGTACGGCGCGGATCTGATCGCCGATCGCGCGCGCAGTGTCACCGGGGTGGATTACGACGAGCAGGCCGTCGCCCACATCCGGGCGAAATACCCGCGGGTGCAGATGCACCTGGGCAATCTGGCGGACCTGCCACTGGCCGACGACTCGGTCGATGTGGTGGTCAACTTCCAGGTCATCGAGCATCTGTGGGACCAGGGCCAGTTCGTCGCCGAATGTGCCCGCGTGCTGCGCCCGGGCGGGCAGCTGCTGATGTCCACCCCCAACCGGATCACCTTCTCGCCCGGGCGCGACACCCCGCTCAACCCGTTTCACACCCGCGAACTGAATGCCCGCGAGCTCACCGAGCTGCTGCACGAGGGCGGCTTCCGGGTGGACGCCATGCTCGGGGTCTTCCACGGGGACGCGCTGGCCGAACTCGACGCCCGGCACGGCGGGTCGATCATCGCGGCCCAGATCGACCGTGCGGTCGCCGGCGCACCGTGGTCGCACAGCCTGCTCGCCGACGTCGCCGCGGTCCGTGCCGAGGATTTCGATCTGCTCGACGCCGGTGAGCGCAGCATCGATGACAGCCTGGATCTGGTGGCCATCGCGGTGTTGCCGTGA
- a CDS encoding glycoside hydrolase family 57 protein, which produces MFTLVLHTHLPWLAHHGRWPVGEEWLYQSWAASYLPLMRVLRTLAAEDRSHLVSLGMTPVVTAQLDDPYCLTGMHHWLANWQLRALEATTIRTGTAAGTFGSPEAMRQFGFREHEAATAALEDFTTLWRHGGSPLLRQLVDAGTIELLGGPLAHPFQPLLNPRLRDFALREGLADARQRFAHTPTGIWAPECAYAPGMEVGYAAAGVGHFMVDGPSLHGDTALGRPVGDTDVVAFGRDLQVSYRVWSPKSGYPGHAAYRDFHTYDHLTGLKPARVTGRNVPSDAKAPYEPERAERAIDRHVADFVDVVRRRLHAESERIGRPAHVVAAFDTELFGHWWHEGPRWLERLLRALPEAGVRVGTLADATEAGFVGTAVELPPSSWGSGKDWQVWNGTKVSDLVALNAEVVDTALAAVDKALAHRGPGASRDFVADQILRETLLTVSSDWPFMVSKDSAAEYARYRAHLHAHATREIAAALASGRGELAQRLAGDWNRADGLFGALDARRLPR; this is translated from the coding sequence ATGTTCACGCTGGTGCTGCACACGCACCTGCCGTGGCTGGCCCATCACGGGCGCTGGCCGGTCGGTGAGGAGTGGCTGTATCAGTCGTGGGCGGCGTCCTATCTGCCGCTCATGCGGGTACTGCGCACCCTGGCCGCCGAGGACCGCAGTCACCTGGTGAGCCTGGGCATGACGCCGGTGGTCACCGCCCAGTTGGACGACCCGTACTGCCTGACCGGCATGCACCACTGGCTGGCAAACTGGCAGCTGCGCGCCCTCGAGGCGACCACCATCCGCACCGGCACCGCGGCGGGCACCTTCGGTTCCCCGGAAGCCATGCGACAGTTCGGATTTCGCGAGCACGAGGCAGCGACCGCCGCACTGGAGGACTTCACCACGCTGTGGCGCCACGGCGGCAGCCCACTGCTGCGCCAGCTCGTCGACGCCGGAACCATCGAACTGCTCGGCGGACCGCTGGCACATCCGTTCCAGCCCCTGCTCAATCCGCGGCTGCGCGACTTCGCACTGCGCGAGGGGCTGGCCGATGCCCGGCAACGTTTCGCCCACACCCCGACCGGGATCTGGGCGCCCGAATGCGCGTACGCACCCGGCATGGAGGTCGGTTACGCCGCGGCAGGTGTCGGCCATTTCATGGTCGACGGGCCGTCGCTGCACGGCGATACCGCGCTGGGCCGCCCCGTCGGCGACACCGATGTGGTGGCCTTCGGCCGGGACCTGCAGGTGAGCTATCGGGTGTGGTCACCGAAATCCGGTTACCCCGGGCACGCGGCCTATCGCGATTTCCACACCTACGACCATCTGACCGGCCTGAAACCGGCGCGGGTGACCGGGCGCAACGTGCCCTCCGACGCCAAGGCGCCCTACGAGCCGGAGCGCGCCGAGCGGGCGATCGACAGACACGTCGCCGATTTCGTCGACGTGGTGCGCCGCCGGTTGCACGCGGAGTCCGAGCGCATCGGCCGGCCCGCACACGTCGTCGCCGCCTTCGATACCGAACTGTTCGGGCACTGGTGGCACGAGGGCCCGCGCTGGCTGGAACGGCTGCTGCGTGCCCTCCCGGAGGCCGGAGTCCGGGTGGGCACCCTCGCCGATGCCACCGAGGCCGGGTTCGTCGGCACCGCTGTCGAATTGCCGCCCAGCTCTTGGGGTTCGGGCAAGGACTGGCAGGTGTGGAACGGTACGAAGGTGTCCGATCTGGTGGCGCTCAACGCCGAGGTCGTCGATACCGCGCTGGCGGCGGTGGACAAGGCGCTGGCCCACCGCGGCCCCGGCGCGTCCCGCGACTTCGTGGCCGACCAGATCCTGCGGGAGACGCTGCTGACGGTGTCGAGTGACTGGCCGTTCATGGTCAGCAAGGATTCCGCCGCCGAGTACGCGCGTTATCGCGCCCATCTGCATGCGCATGCCACGCGCGAGATCGCGGCCGCGCTGGCCTCCGGGCGCGGTGAGCTGGCGCAGCGGCTGGCCGGCGACTGGAACCGGGCCGACGGGCTGTTCGGTGCCCTCGACGCCAGGCGGCTCCCCCGATGA
- a CDS encoding glycosyltransferase family 4 protein has translation MKILMVSWEYPPVIIGGLGRHVHHLATELVLAGHEVVVLARRPTGTDPSTHPSTDEVDEGVRVIAAAQDPHEFGFGTDMMAWTLAMGHAMVRAGLTLRDWQPDLVHAHDWLVAHPAIALAEFFDVPLVTTIHATEAGRHSGWVSGQVSRQVHALESWLVHESDSLITCSASMREEIDTLFGPGLSETTVIPNGIDTDGWPFAPRSRHGGPAELLYFGRLEYEKGVHDAIAALPRIRKAHPGTTLTIAGDGTQLDFLTAQARKYRVLKATRFIGRVDHQGLVTLLHRADAAVLPSHYEPFGIVALEAAATGTPLVTSTAGGLGEAVIDGVTGASHPPRDVAALAAAVCGVLDDPAAAQVRAFAARDRLTSDFSWPTVADHTAQVYLSAKRAERQPQPRRLIVERPLPDYG, from the coding sequence GTGAAGATCCTCATGGTGTCCTGGGAGTACCCGCCGGTGATCATCGGCGGGCTGGGCCGGCACGTGCATCATCTGGCCACCGAGCTCGTGCTCGCCGGCCACGAGGTCGTCGTGCTCGCGCGTCGGCCCACCGGCACCGACCCGAGCACCCATCCGTCCACCGACGAGGTCGACGAGGGTGTGCGGGTCATCGCCGCCGCACAGGACCCGCATGAATTCGGTTTCGGCACCGACATGATGGCCTGGACGCTGGCGATGGGCCACGCCATGGTCCGCGCCGGACTGACCCTGCGTGACTGGCAGCCCGACCTGGTGCACGCGCACGACTGGCTGGTGGCGCACCCGGCCATCGCCTTGGCCGAGTTCTTCGACGTGCCGTTGGTGACCACCATCCATGCCACCGAGGCCGGGCGGCACTCGGGCTGGGTGTCCGGGCAGGTCAGCCGGCAGGTGCACGCACTGGAATCCTGGCTGGTCCACGAATCCGATTCGCTGATCACGTGTTCGGCGTCGATGCGCGAGGAGATCGACACGCTGTTCGGGCCGGGGCTCTCCGAGACCACCGTCATCCCGAACGGGATCGACACCGACGGATGGCCTTTCGCGCCCCGCAGCCGCCACGGTGGACCCGCCGAGCTGCTGTACTTCGGCCGCCTCGAATACGAAAAGGGTGTGCACGACGCGATCGCCGCGCTGCCGCGCATCCGCAAGGCCCACCCTGGCACCACCCTGACCATCGCCGGCGACGGCACCCAGCTCGATTTCCTCACCGCGCAGGCCCGCAAGTACCGGGTTCTCAAGGCGACCCGGTTCATCGGCCGGGTGGATCATCAGGGACTGGTCACCTTGTTGCACCGCGCCGATGCGGCCGTCCTGCCCTCGCATTACGAACCCTTCGGCATCGTGGCGCTGGAGGCCGCCGCCACCGGAACCCCGTTGGTCACCTCAACCGCCGGTGGGCTCGGCGAAGCCGTCATCGACGGCGTCACGGGGGCATCGCACCCGCCGCGTGATGTCGCCGCCCTCGCCGCGGCGGTGTGCGGCGTGCTCGACGACCCGGCCGCCGCGCAGGTGCGGGCGTTCGCCGCCCGGGACCGGCTCACCTCGGATTTCTCCTGGCCGACGGTCGCCGACCACACCGCGCAGGTCTACCTGTCGGCCAAACGTGCCGAGCGGCAACCACAACCGCGACGGCTGATCGTGGAACGCCCCCTCCCGGATTACGGCTGA
- a CDS encoding winged helix-turn-helix domain-containing protein: MVEIEVISDPAAATSVLDPVRARLLAELTEPASAATLAARVGLTRQKVNYHLRALEQHNLVTVAEERQWGGLTERLLVASAASYVVSPTALGEVAPTPGKTNDRFSAGHLIALAARIVSEVGELWQAARSADKRMATLSVDTTIRFRSPADRAFFTRDLTEAVAALAARYHDETAPRGRAHRLVVASYPAPSDG; this comes from the coding sequence ATGGTCGAGATCGAGGTGATCAGCGACCCGGCGGCCGCCACCAGCGTGCTCGACCCCGTGCGCGCCCGGCTGCTGGCCGAGTTGACCGAGCCCGCTTCCGCGGCGACGCTGGCCGCCCGCGTCGGGCTGACCCGGCAGAAGGTCAACTACCACCTGCGGGCGCTGGAACAGCACAACCTGGTCACCGTCGCCGAGGAACGGCAGTGGGGTGGACTCACCGAACGTCTGTTGGTGGCCAGCGCGGCGTCCTACGTGGTGTCGCCCACCGCCCTCGGCGAGGTCGCCCCCACCCCGGGCAAGACCAACGACCGGTTCTCCGCCGGCCACCTCATCGCGCTGGCGGCTCGCATCGTCAGCGAGGTGGGCGAACTGTGGCAGGCGGCGCGCAGCGCCGACAAACGGATGGCGACGCTATCCGTCGACACCACGATCCGCTTCCGGTCCCCGGCGGATCGGGCGTTTTTCACCCGGGACCTCACCGAGGCCGTCGCCGCGCTGGCGGCCCGCTACCACGACGAGACGGCACCGCGCGGACGGGCGCACCGATTGGTCGTCGCGTCCTACCCCGCGCCGTCGGACGGATAG
- a CDS encoding SRPBCC family protein gives MPAHHDDEKRWVDLELVVDGTPEQVWQAVATGPGNSAWFTDTTIDESVGGRVEFDFGASGSSSGDVTHWEPPHRLGYVERDWCEGAPPVVTEVTVTARAGDRCVIRMVHSLFTDSADWDDQIEGFESGWPGHFAVLQTYLRHFAGRPAVSVHLSATGDLPQPEAWKLMLAAFGLHGADVGDLRTLRPAEDDFVGLVERIHQDENQRYLVVRLAEPTPGTVMFGSCAPGGQTSTAVNAFFYGADAERNAALARPAWRTLLEGALR, from the coding sequence ATGCCCGCCCACCACGATGACGAGAAGCGCTGGGTCGACCTCGAATTGGTCGTCGACGGCACACCGGAACAGGTGTGGCAGGCGGTGGCCACCGGCCCGGGAAACTCGGCCTGGTTCACCGACACCACGATCGACGAGAGCGTCGGCGGCAGAGTCGAATTCGATTTCGGAGCGAGTGGATCCTCCAGCGGTGACGTGACCCACTGGGAACCGCCGCACCGGTTGGGCTATGTCGAACGGGACTGGTGTGAGGGCGCGCCGCCGGTCGTCACCGAGGTCACCGTCACCGCACGCGCCGGGGACCGCTGCGTCATCCGGATGGTGCACTCGCTGTTCACCGACAGTGCCGACTGGGATGACCAGATCGAGGGGTTCGAGTCCGGTTGGCCCGGGCACTTCGCGGTGCTGCAGACCTATCTCCGGCACTTCGCGGGCCGGCCGGCGGTCTCGGTCCACCTTTCGGCCACCGGCGACCTCCCCCAGCCCGAGGCGTGGAAGCTCATGCTGGCGGCCTTCGGCCTGCACGGCGCCGACGTGGGCGACCTGCGCACGCTGCGGCCCGCCGAGGACGATTTCGTCGGGCTGGTCGAGCGGATCCATCAGGACGAGAACCAGCGCTACCTGGTGGTGCGGTTGGCCGAACCCACCCCGGGGACGGTGATGTTCGGCAGCTGCGCGCCGGGGGGCCAGACCAGCACCGCGGTCAACGCGTTCTTCTACGGTGCCGACGCCGAGCGCAATGCCGCGCTGGCCCGGCCCGCGTGGCGCACCCTGCTCGAGGGCGCGCTGCGCTGA